A stretch of Ipomoea triloba cultivar NCNSP0323 chromosome 11, ASM357664v1 DNA encodes these proteins:
- the LOC115997305 gene encoding uncharacterized protein LOC115997305 — MMNIVASSRNLRPNGLKTGCVPQFLVGLVVCIWLVYQITQPQHGSVRTKISVDEGVHSLGRKQTAGQLNVGGENLDMSNGEGESSSSTEGEGENIQVDLQGGGKRGEIAYSDETNKNNQGSSSNKGNLQSAKRGEIAYSDETNKNDEDGKRVEIAYSDETNKNDQGSSTSKVSENLLETVTSYRGSDGKDVSQDKDEPAIDQEGEENSAATQNITIRSQYDVFSDENGIPKEMRDGSSLNDQSESS, encoded by the coding sequence ATGATGAACATAGTAGCTAGTAGTCGAAACCTGAGACCTAATGGACTAAAGACTGGGTGTGTTCCTCAGTTTCTAGTGGGGTTGGTTGTTTGCATCTGGTTGGTGTATCAAATAACACAACCGCAGCATGGTAGTGTGAGAACCAAAATCAGTGTGGATGAAGGTGTACATAGTTTAGGGCGCAAACAGACTGCAGGGCAGTTGAATGTTGGAGGAGAAAACTTAGACATGAGTAACGGGGAAGGAGAGTCGTCGAGCAGCACAGAAGGGGAAGGGGAGAACATTCAGGTTGATTTGCAGGGTGGTGGCAAAAGAGGTGAAATAGCATACTCAGATGAGACTAACAAAAACAACCAAGGGTCTTCTAGCAATAAGGGCAATTTGCAAAGTGCTAAAAGAGGTGAAATAGCATACTCAGATGAGACTAACAAAAACGACGAAGATGGCAAAAGAGTTGAAATAGCATACTCAGATGAGACTAACAAAAACGACCAAGGGTCTTCTACTAGCAAAGTATCTGAAAATTTACTTGAAACTGTGACATCTTACAGGGGAAGTGATGGGAAAGATGTTTCGCAAGATAAAGATGAACCGGCTATAGAtcaagaaggagaagaaaatagTGCAGCGACACAGAACATCACCATCAGAAGCCAATATGATGTGTTCAGTGACGAGAATGGTATTCCTAAGGAAATGAGAGATGGTTCCAGTTTGAATGATCAAAGTGAAAGCTCTTAG
- the LOC115995968 gene encoding uncharacterized protein LOC115995968, giving the protein MMQSPKQGVQAVTQPSHQGLYMPNPYSLPQSPCNSPGPQSIAMVACCAIYGENHASQSCQLLDPSGQGSSSNMEQVDAIGYTRPQCQGFQSYGQQPRNQYGTSWNNQGRNLTPGFQGNQGNRSGNQGNQSWRGNQNQGQWNNQSGQGYGNNQNHQGISQATQDPNMKTSMSMIMNQMSKLQTEVEGLRAQQQGGGTQGSNQASSSSGGKLPANTENSRNHVNAITTRSGKALKDPPYPGPFQSKWGPEVEKNESDQGKGEVEVENILESNNEEEHLIQRDKAKENAPIDCGDQRRLGERTSSEISMPFVDAVTQIPSYKKFLKDILILQHKLPPKLKDLGSFTILCIIGGFVVGSVLCDLGANVSLMPYSLCKRLNLGEPKPTTMTLHMADRSVKHPVGVLEDIPVMIDQYFIPGDFVILDIEEDTKVPIILGRPFLATARAIIDVKRGKLVMEVTEHKIEFDIFKMAKH; this is encoded by the exons ATGATGCAAAGCCCCAAGCAAGGTGTGCAAGCAGTTACTCAACCCTCACATCAAGGTCTTTACATGCCTAACCCTTACTCTTTGCCACAATCACCTTGTAATTCACCGGGACCTCAAAGCATAGCTATGGTTGCTTGTTGTGCTATTTATGGAGAAAACCATGCCTCCCAATCGTGTCAATTGTTGGATCCAAGTGGCCAAGGCTCATCTTCAAATATGGAACAAGTTGATGCAATCGGGTATACTAGGCCCCAATGCCAAGGTTTTCAAAGTTATGGTCAACAACCACGGAATCAATATGGTACTTCATGGAACAACCAAGGAAGAAACCTAACCCCGGGCTTTCAAGGGAACCAAGGAAATAGGAGTGGTAATCAAGGAAACCAATCATGGAGAGGTAACCAAAATCAAGGCCAATGGAACAATCAAAGTGGTCAAGGGTATGGAAACAATCAAAACCACCAAGGGATATCTCAAGCAACACAAGATCCGAATATGAAAACCTCCATGAGCATGATAATGAATCAAATGAGCAAGTTGCAAACCGAAGTGGAAGGTCTTCGAGCTCAACAACAAGGTGGAGGTACCCAAGGTTCTAACCAAGCCTCTTCTTCTTCTGGTGGTAAACTACCGGCCAATACCGAAAATTCAAGGAATCATGTGAATGCCATAACCACTAGAAGTGGGAAAGCCTTGAAAGATCCACCTTACCCAGGGCCGTTTCAGTCAAAATGGGGTCCT GAAGTTGAGAAAAATGAAAGTGACCAAGGGAAAGGAGAAGTGGAAGTAGAAAACATTCTTGAAAGTAACAATGAGGAGGAGCATCTTATTCAAAGAGACAAGGCAAAAGAAAATGCTCCAAT AGATTGTGGAGATCAAAGGAGATTGGGAGAGAGAACAAGTTCAGAGATATCAATGCCTTTTGTGGATGCAGTGACTCAAATTCCTTCATACAAGAAGTTCTTAAAGGATATTCTGA TTCTCCAACATAAATTGCCTCCTAAGTTGAAAGATCTAGGTAGCTTCACCATTCTTTGTATCATTGGTGGCTTTGTGGTGGGTAGTGTTTTGTGTGATCTTGGAGCCAATGTTAGCCTTATGCCATACTCCCTTTGCAAGAGGCTCAACCTTGGTGAGCCCAAGCCTACCACAATGACTCTCCATATGGCTGATCGCTCTGTTAAGCACCCGGTGGGAGTTCTTGAAGATATCCCGGTCATGATTGACCAATATTTTATTCCTGGAGACTTCGTGATCCTAGATATAGAGGAAGATACCAAGGTCCCCATTATCCTTGGTAGGCCTTTCCTAGCTACCGCCAGAGCCATAATTGATGTGAAAAGAGGAAAGCTAGTGATGGAGGTGACCGAGCATAAAATCGAGTTTGACATCTTCAAAATGGCCAAGCACTAA